A stretch of the Massilia sp. W12 genome encodes the following:
- a CDS encoding DUF4214 domain-containing protein: protein MMRLPALFCFLLALLCLPTPRAQAAESHPRLWLNSSDVSRLRSWATQENPFWRDALLPLAQRAKAEMDRGDVPGRDCGSTEYESYPAEMYAELFAFMSLIEADAAVRADYAGRARTLLLGIMRHAALGPSEDRSVVCAETGSADYPPYRSPRFFTEDSNRARWHGEAFPLVVDWIYPYLNSEDKTLIRSVFLRWAQEIVERGYHRPEPIGVVNSPTLLENSSQVRWSGNNYFVAHMRNLGMLALSFDAADDANNQLRNYLGNATGAWLYIFDHLTRGDARGGLLPEGYEYSPQTASYAVQFLLALKTAGADTCGRHCRLAENPFWDDFLISYYHSLSPAPTTNANQQRVFLPAWYGDGENYQSSDFISAFGAMGAYDYLDGRSERLASLRWAQTHLAPGGAAGLTRRASNPEDFRQAILYFMLFDPNVVSIPEYDPRSSLPLSWFATGLHTVLARNSWSADASWFSYQMSWNHIDHQQAAGGNFEWYHNGEWLTKARNGYPDIAEGIASSEFKNALTIENSRPNRDANDWRIDLWQRGSQWNLLPSGDPQWLASSHNRHYQYVHSDNTNLYNASNEGVNDVRHASRALLWLPGEALFVFDRAETASANRFKRWWLQLANPATIEGKLASSRTAGNQTLWLHSLLPQNAVLTAVNTNEQHIENTAARGDLMRVRLRVDAPDNPQALQFLHKLSVGGNAASAQGTLVQSSNGAWSGATHGDTLVMFPHNVQGEAGFSYDSSASRHIITGLRANSAYSLSRSGNTWMLSSGGALQSDAGGVLHYPQGNDALLSLSLQGNGVGLVMSDPAGVWCGTACSATFAPGASVSLRAVAASGSVFSGWSGACSGAASTCTVSMSAAQSVSASFAASGGGAAPGAPTLLRTQPAENGAQLYFSAPTDSGGSALTGYLAACTANGQSTRSASGAASPLRIELSAGIIWRCSVQAQNSAGAGSASNALAAQALGAGALHAVNVARSACSQAASGNDWQITCGAQTFTASRAQRVQFSDGQLAFDTEGNAGKVYRLYQAAFDRQPDAAGLGFHLATIEKYGLNLEGVARNFVQSQEFSDRYGSLDNNGFVAQLYQNVLHRPADAGGLAFWVNILNTGAGTRFGVLVGFSESAENKSGVAAAIANGISFTPWEQ from the coding sequence ATGATGCGGCTGCCGGCTCTGTTTTGTTTTCTCCTCGCCCTGCTCTGCCTGCCTACGCCACGCGCACAGGCGGCGGAGAGCCATCCCCGCCTGTGGCTCAACAGCAGCGATGTCAGCCGGCTGCGCAGCTGGGCCACCCAGGAAAATCCCTTCTGGCGCGATGCCTTGCTGCCACTGGCGCAACGCGCCAAAGCCGAAATGGATCGCGGCGATGTGCCGGGGCGCGATTGCGGCAGCACGGAATATGAATCCTACCCGGCGGAAATGTATGCCGAACTGTTCGCCTTCATGTCATTAATCGAAGCCGACGCCGCCGTGCGCGCTGATTATGCCGGGCGCGCCCGCACGCTTTTACTGGGCATCATGCGCCATGCCGCGCTCGGCCCTTCGGAAGACCGCAGCGTGGTGTGCGCCGAAACCGGCTCAGCGGATTACCCGCCCTATCGCAGCCCGCGCTTTTTCACCGAAGACTCCAACCGCGCACGCTGGCATGGCGAAGCGTTTCCCCTGGTGGTGGACTGGATTTATCCATATTTGAACAGCGAAGACAAAACCCTGATCCGCAGCGTGTTTTTGCGCTGGGCGCAAGAAATAGTGGAGCGCGGCTATCACCGTCCCGAGCCGATTGGCGTTGTCAACTCCCCCACCCTGCTGGAAAACAGCAGCCAGGTGCGCTGGTCGGGCAATAATTATTTTGTCGCCCATATGCGCAATCTGGGCATGCTGGCGCTCTCTTTCGACGCGGCGGACGACGCCAATAATCAATTGCGCAATTATCTGGGCAACGCCACCGGGGCCTGGCTGTATATCTTTGATCATTTAACGCGCGGCGATGCGCGCGGCGGGCTGCTGCCGGAAGGCTATGAATACAGCCCGCAAACCGCCAGCTACGCGGTGCAATTTCTGCTGGCCTTGAAAACCGCCGGGGCCGATACCTGCGGGCGGCACTGCCGGCTGGCGGAAAATCCGTTTTGGGATGACTTCCTGATCTCTTACTACCATTCGCTCAGCCCGGCCCCGACCACCAACGCCAATCAGCAACGCGTGTTTTTGCCGGCCTGGTATGGCGATGGCGAAAACTATCAAAGCAGCGACTTCATCAGCGCCTTTGGCGCGATGGGCGCATATGATTATCTGGATGGGCGCAGCGAGCGCTTAGCTTCATTGCGCTGGGCGCAAACCCATTTGGCCCCGGGCGGGGCCGCCGGTTTGACGCGGCGCGCCTCCAACCCGGAAGATTTCCGCCAGGCGATTTTGTATTTCATGCTGTTTGACCCGAACGTGGTCAGCATTCCCGAATACGACCCGCGCAGCAGCCTGCCGCTGAGCTGGTTTGCGACCGGCTTGCACACCGTGCTGGCGCGCAACAGCTGGAGTGCGGACGCCTCCTGGTTTTCGTATCAGATGAGCTGGAACCACATCGACCACCAGCAAGCCGCCGGCGGCAATTTTGAGTGGTATCACAATGGCGAATGGCTGACCAAGGCGCGCAATGGCTATCCCGATATCGCTGAAGGCATCGCCAGCTCGGAATTCAAAAATGCGCTGACGATAGAAAACAGCCGCCCCAACCGCGATGCAAATGACTGGCGCATCGACCTCTGGCAACGCGGCTCGCAATGGAATCTGCTGCCCTCGGGCGATCCGCAATGGCTGGCGTCCAGCCATAACCGCCATTATCAATACGTGCACAGCGACAATACCAATCTGTACAACGCAAGCAACGAAGGCGTGAACGATGTGCGGCACGCCAGCCGCGCTCTGCTGTGGCTGCCGGGCGAGGCGCTGTTTGTGTTTGACCGCGCCGAAACCGCCAGCGCCAACCGCTTTAAGCGTTGGTGGCTGCAACTGGCCAACCCGGCCACGATAGAGGGCAAGCTGGCCAGCTCGCGCACCGCCGGCAATCAAACCCTGTGGCTGCACAGCTTGCTGCCGCAAAACGCCGTGCTGACTGCAGTCAACACCAACGAGCAGCATATTGAAAACACCGCCGCGCGCGGCGATTTGATGCGGGTGCGTCTGCGCGTGGATGCGCCGGACAATCCGCAAGCGCTGCAGTTTTTGCATAAATTAAGCGTCGGCGGCAACGCCGCCAGCGCGCAAGGGACGCTGGTGCAAAGCAGCAACGGGGCCTGGAGCGGCGCCACCCATGGCGACACCCTGGTCATGTTTCCCCACAATGTGCAGGGCGAGGCCGGTTTCAGCTACGACAGCAGCGCCAGCCGCCACATCATTACCGGCTTGCGCGCCAACAGCGCCTACAGCTTGAGCCGCAGCGGCAATACCTGGATGTTGAGCAGCGGCGGCGCTTTGCAAAGCGATGCCGGCGGGGTCTTGCACTATCCGCAGGGCAATGACGCCCTGCTCAGCTTGAGTCTGCAGGGTAATGGAGTGGGCCTGGTGATGAGCGATCCGGCCGGGGTCTGGTGCGGCACAGCCTGCAGCGCCACATTTGCGCCCGGCGCCAGCGTCAGCTTGCGCGCAGTCGCCGCCAGCGGCAGCGTGTTTAGCGGTTGGAGCGGGGCGTGCAGCGGCGCCGCCAGCACCTGCACCGTCAGCATGAGCGCAGCGCAAAGCGTGAGCGCCAGTTTTGCCGCCAGCGGCGGCGGCGCGGCGCCTGGCGCCCCCACCCTGCTGCGCACCCAGCCGGCGGAAAATGGCGCGCAATTGTATTTCAGCGCGCCGACAGACAGCGGCGGCAGCGCGCTGACCGGCTATCTGGCCGCCTGCACTGCGAACGGACAAAGCACGCGCAGCGCCAGCGGCGCAGCCAGCCCGCTGCGCATCGAATTAAGCGCCGGCATCATCTGGCGTTGCAGCGTGCAAGCGCAAAACAGCGCCGGCGCCGGCAGCGCCTCGAATGCGCTGGCGGCGCAAGCGCTGGGGGCTGGCGCATTGCATGCGGTGAATGTGGCGCGCAGCGCCTGCAGCCAGGCAGCATCCGGCAATGACTGGCAAATCACATGCGGCGCGCAAACTTTCACAGCCAGCCGCGCACAGCGCGTGCAATTCAGCGATGGCCAGCTGGCGTTTGACACCGAAGGCAATGCCGGCAAGGTGTATCGCTTATACCAGGCCGCCTTTGACCGCCAGCCGGACGCTGCCGGCCTGGGCTTTCACCTGGCCACGATTGAAAAATACGGCTTGAATCTGGAAGGCGTGGCGCGCAATTTTGTGCAAAGCCAGGAGTTTTCCGATCGCTATGGCAGCCTGGACAATAACGGCTTTGTGGCGCAACTGTATCAAAACGTGCTGCACCGGCCTGCAGACGCCGGCGGGCTGGCGTTTTGGGTGAATATCCTCAACACCGGGGCCGGCACCCGCTTTGGCGTGCTGGTCGGTTTTTCTGAATCAGCCGAAAACAAAAGCGGCGTGGCGGCGGCGATTGCAAACGGCATCAGTTTCACGCCATGGGAGCAATAA
- a CDS encoding carotenoid oxygenase family protein: protein MPVEIVNTISSNLQANDHPYLNGPWTPQLQEVNASGLEVIGTIPADLNGVYLRNTENQIQQPIGRYHPFEGDGMLHMMRFRNGQVEYRNRAVRSAAFVEEQAAGRALWAGLMEAPAKSQRPGIGPSGHLKDASSTDVVVHAGLALSTFYQCGQAYQLDPCTLEDLGPAPWAPQQGVSAHCKTDPHTGQLLFFNYGNDYPYLHYGALNAQRELLYYHGLPLPGPRSPHDFAFTTNYLIFNDFPFLPDEQAQAEGRHVMRFAPHMPARFAIVPRHGGPEAVRWFEASSTYVLHFLNAWEEGDQIVLDGYYQEEPMPRQASPAAMRVAPGYQRMMAFLDQHAFRPHLHRWRFDLKTGVCTEEALSHHLLEFGTINPQRLGLPYRYAYSAIPTPGWFLFSGLMKQDLSDGGTQEYLFGEGRFGSESPFAPRDGAVDEDDGYLVSFVTDAYAARSECVVLDAKNIAAGPVCRIILPHQICSGTHACWASEAELQKT, encoded by the coding sequence ATGCCAGTCGAGATCGTCAACACCATCAGCAGCAATCTGCAAGCGAATGATCATCCCTATTTAAACGGGCCATGGACGCCGCAATTGCAAGAAGTCAACGCCAGCGGGCTGGAAGTGATCGGAACCATTCCCGCTGACTTGAACGGGGTGTATTTGCGCAATACCGAAAACCAGATCCAGCAACCCATCGGGCGCTATCACCCGTTTGAGGGCGATGGCATGCTGCATATGATGCGCTTTCGCAATGGCCAGGTGGAATACCGCAACCGCGCAGTGCGCAGCGCCGCCTTTGTCGAAGAGCAAGCCGCCGGGCGCGCCCTGTGGGCCGGTTTGATGGAAGCGCCGGCCAAATCACAACGCCCCGGCATCGGCCCCAGCGGCCATTTGAAAGACGCTTCTTCCACCGATGTGGTGGTGCACGCCGGGCTTGCTTTAAGCACTTTTTATCAATGCGGCCAGGCGTATCAGCTCGATCCCTGCACGCTGGAAGATTTAGGCCCGGCCCCCTGGGCGCCGCAACAAGGCGTCTCGGCCCATTGCAAAACCGATCCGCATACCGGGCAATTGCTGTTTTTCAACTACGGCAATGATTATCCCTATCTGCATTACGGGGCCTTGAATGCGCAACGCGAATTACTGTATTACCACGGCCTGCCGCTGCCCGGCCCGCGCTCCCCGCATGATTTTGCGTTCACCACCAACTATCTGATTTTCAATGATTTTCCCTTCCTGCCAGATGAACAGGCGCAAGCCGAAGGTCGGCATGTGATGCGCTTTGCGCCGCATATGCCGGCGCGCTTTGCGATTGTGCCGCGCCACGGCGGGCCGGAGGCGGTGCGCTGGTTTGAGGCAAGTTCCACCTATGTGCTGCATTTTCTCAATGCCTGGGAAGAAGGCGATCAAATCGTACTGGACGGCTATTACCAGGAAGAGCCGATGCCGCGCCAGGCCAGCCCGGCCGCCATGCGCGTGGCGCCGGGTTATCAGCGCATGATGGCGTTCTTGGATCAGCACGCCTTCCGCCCGCATCTGCACCGCTGGCGTTTTGATCTGAAAACCGGCGTCTGCACAGAAGAGGCTTTAAGCCATCATCTGCTCGAATTCGGCACAATCAATCCGCAACGCCTGGGCCTGCCGTATCGCTATGCCTATTCGGCGATCCCGACACCGGGCTGGTTTTTATTTTCCGGTTTGATGAAGCAGGATTTGTCCGACGGCGGCACGCAGGAATATTTATTCGGCGAAGGACGTTTCGGCAGTGAAAGCCCGTTTGCGCCGCGCGATGGGGCGGTGGATGAGGATGACGGCTATTTAGTCAGCTTTGTCACAGACGCCTACGCCGCCCGTTCTGAATGCGTGGTGCTGGACGCCAAAAATATCGCCGCCGGGCCGGTTTGCCGGATTATTTTGCCGCACCAGATTTGCAGCGGCACCCATGCTTGCTGGGCCTCGGAAGCTGAATTGCAAAAAACCTGA
- a CDS encoding DUF6851 domain-containing protein, translated as MKKRDFLRLCAVTGGAAALPGCGGDTATPAAAPPKVVILWSGAALDAVRQVKPGPPMVARALAIIHTAMYDAWAAYDAVALGTRLHGALRRPAEERSAEAKARAMSQAAYAACMNLFPTQKTTFDGLMTKLGFTTSTSLDPALPAGVGNLAAQALLDYRRGDGANQDGRLSASGLPYSDYTGYAPANPPALFTEATPQSAIVAPERWQPLTFFDASGKAVTPGFIAPHWKNVTPFALSSAAQFRPPAPAPLGSPLFRSQAQEVLDYAINLSEKQKVIAEYWADGPSSELPPGHWCLFAQWLSEQKQYDNDQDVKLFFALANAVFDAGIATWEAKRFYDYVRPVTAIRFLFAGQTIQGFGAEGPAAGLQSIQGEAWRPFQKSSFPTPPFAEHTSGHSAFSAASAEILKNFSGSDQFGMSVTIAAKTLQADPKLPLAPVTLSWPTFSAAAEEAGLSRLLGGIHFSAGNTAGLALGRQVGQAVWARAKAYWEGRA; from the coding sequence ATGAAAAAGCGGGACTTTTTGCGCCTGTGCGCCGTCACGGGCGGCGCTGCTGCGCTGCCGGGTTGCGGCGGCGACACCGCCACGCCTGCTGCGGCGCCGCCCAAAGTGGTGATATTGTGGAGCGGCGCCGCGTTGGACGCGGTGCGCCAGGTCAAACCCGGCCCGCCAATGGTGGCGCGCGCGCTGGCCATCATCCATACCGCTATGTATGACGCCTGGGCTGCCTATGATGCTGTGGCTTTGGGCACCCGTTTGCATGGCGCTTTGCGCCGTCCGGCTGAAGAGCGCAGCGCGGAGGCCAAGGCGCGCGCCATGAGTCAGGCCGCGTATGCTGCCTGCATGAATCTGTTTCCCACACAAAAAACCACCTTTGACGGCTTGATGACGAAGCTGGGTTTTACAACCAGCACATCGCTCGATCCGGCGTTGCCGGCCGGAGTTGGCAATCTGGCCGCGCAAGCGCTGTTGGACTATCGCCGGGGCGACGGGGCGAACCAGGATGGGCGCTTATCCGCTTCCGGTTTGCCGTATTCTGATTACACCGGCTATGCGCCGGCCAATCCGCCGGCCTTATTCACCGAGGCCACGCCGCAGTCTGCGATTGTGGCGCCGGAGCGCTGGCAGCCCTTGACCTTTTTTGACGCCAGCGGCAAGGCCGTGACGCCGGGTTTTATCGCGCCGCATTGGAAAAATGTGACGCCCTTTGCCTTGAGCAGCGCTGCGCAATTCCGTCCCCCTGCGCCGGCTCCGCTCGGCAGTCCGCTGTTTCGCAGCCAGGCGCAAGAGGTGCTGGATTACGCGATCAATCTGAGCGAAAAACAAAAGGTGATTGCCGAATACTGGGCCGATGGCCCCAGCTCGGAATTGCCGCCCGGCCACTGGTGTCTGTTCGCGCAATGGCTGTCTGAGCAAAAGCAATATGACAATGATCAGGATGTGAAACTGTTTTTTGCGCTGGCCAATGCGGTGTTTGACGCCGGCATCGCCACCTGGGAGGCGAAACGCTTCTATGACTATGTGCGGCCAGTGACGGCGATCCGCTTTTTATTTGCCGGCCAAACCATCCAGGGTTTTGGCGCTGAAGGCCCGGCGGCCGGTTTGCAAAGCATTCAGGGCGAGGCTTGGCGGCCTTTCCAAAAGTCCAGTTTTCCGACCCCGCCGTTTGCTGAACATACTTCGGGACACAGCGCATTTTCCGCCGCCAGCGCTGAGATTTTAAAGAACTTTAGCGGCAGCGATCAATTCGGCATGAGCGTGACTATCGCCGCCAAAACCTTGCAAGCTGATCCAAAATTGCCGCTGGCCCCGGTGACGCTGTCCTGGCCCACCTTCAGCGCAGCGGCGGAAGAGGCCGGTTTATCGCGTTTGCTGGGCGGGATTCATTTTTCCGCCGGCAATACAGCCGGTTTGGCGCTCGGTCGTCAGGTCGGGCAGGCAGTGTGGGCGCGCGCCAAGGCGTATTGGGAGGGCAGGGCGTAA
- a CDS encoding NAD(P)-binding protein, with protein MSAYDILFEPVKIGPVTSKNRFYQVPHCNGMGHRYPSSLAQMRKIKAEGGWGVICTEEVEISPRSEIAPYNEGRIWDEADLPALQKMTDACHAHGALAGIEIMFNGYATANLYSRITPLAPSNLPVRSGDPLQARAASKSDIAEVRRLHRQACLRAMQAGFDLVYVYAGHDLGMPLHFLSRHTNFRSDEYGGSLENRVRLLRELIEDAKDAVGHRCGVVVRLALDQLLGPQGITSAAEGRDVIAMLAELPDLWDVNIADWSNDSQTARFAAEGYQESYLQGIKALTSKPVVGVGRYTSPDAMVSAIKRGLMDMIGAARPSIADPFLPHKIQAGRLEDIRECIGCNICVSGDNACVPIRCTQNPTMGEEWRRGWHPEFIPPRASSARVLVVGAGPAGLEAARALGQRGYQVALAERDAELGGRVRREARLPGLASWMRVADYRLQQLRQMPNVDLYPGNDLSAQDILDFGFEQVILATGSHWRRDGFGRSHRAPLAQGEWAQIFTPDDILAGRLPTGPVLVYDDDNYYMGGVLAEFLRKQGLPVHYMTPAAKVSEWTEQTMEQARIHRRLHELGVEISVSRLLQSVTQDGPGLRLQSACAYTGELREQHVSALLLLTMREPQDALAQALAARASDWAGSGIQAVQTIGDAYAPATIAAAVYAGHKAAREMDAPESGDVPFKREVVQLARE; from the coding sequence ATGTCAGCCTACGATATCCTGTTTGAACCGGTCAAAATCGGCCCGGTCACCAGCAAAAACCGCTTCTACCAAGTGCCGCATTGCAATGGCATGGGACATCGCTACCCCTCTTCGCTGGCGCAGATGCGCAAAATCAAGGCCGAGGGCGGCTGGGGTGTGATTTGCACCGAGGAAGTGGAAATTTCGCCGCGCTCGGAAATCGCGCCGTATAACGAGGGCCGCATCTGGGACGAGGCCGATCTGCCCGCCTTGCAAAAAATGACGGATGCCTGTCATGCGCATGGCGCGCTGGCCGGGATTGAAATCATGTTCAATGGCTACGCCACCGCAAATTTATACAGCCGCATCACGCCGCTTGCGCCCAGCAATCTGCCGGTCAGAAGCGGCGACCCGCTGCAAGCGCGCGCCGCCAGCAAAAGCGACATCGCCGAAGTGCGCCGGCTGCACCGCCAAGCCTGCCTGCGCGCCATGCAAGCCGGCTTTGATCTGGTGTATGTGTACGCCGGCCATGATTTGGGCATGCCGCTGCATTTTTTATCGCGCCACACCAATTTCCGCAGCGATGAATACGGCGGCAGCCTGGAAAACCGCGTGCGCTTATTGCGCGAATTGATCGAAGACGCCAAGGATGCGGTCGGCCATCGCTGCGGCGTGGTGGTGCGTCTGGCGCTTGATCAATTACTCGGGCCGCAAGGCATCACCAGCGCGGCGGAAGGACGCGATGTGATCGCCATGCTGGCCGAGCTGCCGGATTTATGGGATGTGAATATCGCCGACTGGAGCAATGACAGCCAAACCGCGCGTTTCGCCGCAGAGGGGTATCAGGAAAGCTATTTGCAGGGCATCAAGGCGCTCACCAGCAAGCCGGTGGTGGGCGTCGGCCGCTACACCTCGCCGGATGCAATGGTGTCGGCCATCAAACGCGGGCTGATGGACATGATAGGCGCGGCGCGGCCCTCGATTGCCGACCCGTTTTTGCCACATAAAATCCAAGCCGGGCGGCTGGAAGATATCCGCGAATGCATAGGCTGCAATATTTGCGTCTCGGGCGACAATGCCTGTGTGCCGATACGCTGCACGCAAAACCCGACCATGGGCGAGGAATGGCGGCGCGGCTGGCACCCGGAATTCATCCCGCCGCGCGCCTCCTCTGCGCGCGTGCTGGTGGTGGGCGCCGGCCCGGCCGGTTTAGAAGCCGCGCGCGCACTCGGCCAGCGCGGCTATCAAGTCGCACTGGCTGAGCGCGATGCCGAGTTGGGCGGGCGGGTCAGACGCGAAGCCCGCCTGCCCGGCCTGGCCAGCTGGATGCGGGTGGCGGATTACCGTTTGCAGCAATTGCGCCAGATGCCGAATGTGGATTTGTATCCCGGCAATGATCTGAGCGCGCAAGATATTCTGGACTTTGGTTTTGAACAGGTGATTCTGGCCACCGGCTCACACTGGCGGCGCGATGGTTTTGGCCGCAGCCACCGCGCGCCGCTGGCGCAAGGCGAATGGGCGCAGATTTTCACCCCCGACGATATTCTGGCAGGCCGCCTGCCAACCGGCCCGGTGCTGGTGTATGACGATGACAATTACTATATGGGCGGGGTGCTGGCTGAGTTTTTGCGCAAACAGGGTTTGCCGGTGCATTACATGACGCCGGCGGCCAAGGTGTCAGAATGGACAGAGCAAACCATGGAGCAGGCGCGTATTCACCGCCGCCTGCATGAGCTGGGGGTGGAAATTTCCGTCTCGCGCCTGTTGCAAAGCGTGACCCAGGACGGCCCCGGCCTGCGCCTGCAAAGCGCCTGCGCCTACACCGGAGAGCTGCGCGAACAGCATGTCAGCGCCCTGCTCTTGCTCACCATGCGCGAGCCGCAAGACGCGCTGGCCCAGGCATTGGCGGCGCGCGCCAGTGACTGGGCCGGCAGCGGAATTCAGGCCGTGCAGACCATAGGCGACGCCTATGCGCCGGCCACAATAGCGGCGGCGGTATATGCCGGACACAAGGCGGCGCGCGAGATGGATGCACCGGAAAGCGGCGATGTGCCGTTTAAGCGCGAGGTGGTGCAATTGGCGCGGGAGTGA